One genomic window of Arvicola amphibius chromosome 4, mArvAmp1.2, whole genome shotgun sequence includes the following:
- the Mlst8 gene encoding target of rapamycin complex subunit LST8: protein MNTTPGTVGSDPVILATAGYDHTVRFWQAHSGICTRTVQHQDSQVNALEITPDRSMIAAAGYQHIRMYDLNSNNPNPIISYDGVNKNIASVGFHEDGRWMYTGGEDCTARIWDLRSRNLQCQRIFQVNAPINCVCLHPNQAELIVGDQSGAIHIWDLKTDHNEQLIPEPEVSITSAHIDPDASYMAAVNSAGNCYVWNLTGGIGDEVTQLIPKTKIPAHTRYALQCRFSPDSTLLATCSADQTCKIWRTSNFSLMTELSIKSSNPGESSRGWMWGCAFSGDSQYIVTASSDNLARLWCVETGEIKREYGGHQKAVVCLAFNDSVLG, encoded by the exons ATGAACACCACCCCAGGCACAGTGGGCAGTGACCCTGTCATCTTGGCAACTGCAGGCTATGACCACACTGTGCGCTTCTGGCAGGCACACAGTGGCATCTGCACTCGAACGGTGCAGCATCAGGACTCT CAGGTGAATGCATTGGAGATCACACCAGACCGAAGCATGATTGCTGCTGCAG GTTACCAACATATCCGCATGTATGATCTCAACTCCAATAACCCCAACCCCATCATCAGTTACGATGGCGTCAATAAGAACATCGCATCTGTGGGCTTTCATGAGGATGGCCGCTGGATGTACACAGGCGGGGAGGACTGCACAGCTCGCATCTGGGACCTCAG GTCTCGCAACCTGCAGTGTCAGCGTATCTTCCAGGTGAATGCGCCCATTAATTGCGTCTGTCTGCATCCCAACCAG GCAGAACTCATTGTGGGTGACCAGAGCGGTGCTATCCACATCTGGGACCTGAAGACAGATCACAATGAGCAACTGATTCCTGAGCCTGAGGTTTCCATCACGTCTGCCCACATTGACCCTGATGCCAGCTACATGGCAGCAGTCAATAGTGCT GGAAACTGCTATGTCTGGAACCTGACCGGGGGCATTGGTGATGAGGTGACTCAGCTCATTCCCAAGACCAAGATCCCAGCCCACACACGCTATGCCCTGCAATGCCGCTTCAGCCCTGACTCCAC GCTCCTTGCCACCTGTTCAGCTGACCAGACATGTAAAATTTGGAGGACATCCAACTTCTCCCTGATGACAGAGCTCAGCATCAAGAGTAGTAACCCTGGAGAGTCATCCCGTGGCTGGATGTGGGGATGTGCCTTCTCAGGGGACTCCCAGTACATAGTCACAG CCTCCTCTGACAACCTGGCCCGGCTCTGGTGTGTTGAGACTGGAGAGATCAAGAGAGAATATGGTGGCCATCAGAAAGCTGTCGTCTGCTTGGCCTTCAATGACAGCGTGCTGGGTTAG
- the Bricd5 gene encoding BRICHOS domain-containing protein 5 produces the protein MAGGLLGFMYSPPKPLLQMLRKTSSTRVPWPNQTTLVDVAQNVATIVVTPLQSNHSWAVLFDGQSGYICYRPAEHRACFLRLMEAQDRETLRLLVNTSRAQESHVPGQETHYAQELLAVLGGHTVDPAQVGASVQHLCVDTPIYWAQRAEGPQRQRLIYLCIDICFPSNICVSVCFYYLPD, from the exons ATGGCTGGAGGGCTTCTTGGCTTCATGTACAGCCCTCCCAAG CCTTTGCTGCAGATGCTCCGAAAGACCTCAAGCACCAGGGTACCCTGGCCCAACCAAACCACTCTAGTGGACGTGGCCCAGAACGTGGCAACTATCGTGGTGACTCCGCTTCAGAGCAACCACAGCTGGGCTGTGCTGTTCGACGGGCAAAGT ggctacATCTGTTACCGCCCTGCAGAGCACCGGGCCTGCTTCCTCCGTCTGATGGAAGCCCAAGATCGGGAGACCCTAAGGCTGCTGGTGAACACTTCCAGG GCCCAGGAGTCCCATGTACCTGGCCAAGAGACCCACTATGCGCAGGAGCTGCTGGCAGTTTTGGGGGGCCATACTGTGGACCCTGCCCAAGTGGGAGCTTCGGTGCAACACCTTTGTGTGGACACTCCCATCTACTGGGCCCAGCGAGCAGAGG GGCCACAGAGACAGCGGCTGATCTACCTCTGCATTGACATCTGCTTCCCGAGcaacatctgtgtgtctgtctgcttttATTACCTTCCAGACTAA
- the LOC119812889 gene encoding glycerol-3-phosphate phosphatase — protein sequence MAEAEAGGDEARCVRLNAERARVLLADVDTLLFDCDGVLWRGETAVPGAPETLRALRARGKRLGFITNNSSKTRTAYAEKLRRLGFGGPAGPDAGLEVFGTAYCSALYLRQRLAGVPDPKAYVLGSPALAAELEAVGVASVGVGPEALHGESPSDWLAVPLDPDVRAVVVGFDPHFSYMKLTKAVRYLQQPDCLLVGTNMDNRLPLENDRFIAGTGCLVRAVEMAAQRQADIIGKPSRFIFDCVSREYGINPERTVMVGDRLDTDILLGATCSLKTILTLTGVSTLEDVKINQESDCMNKKKMVPDFYVDSIADLLPALQG from the exons ATGGCGGAGGCGGAGGCCGGCGGCGACGAGGCCCGCTGCGTGCGGCTGAACGCCGAGCGGGCCAGGGTACTGCTGGCCGACGTGGACACGCTGCTGTTCGACTGCGATGGCGTGCTGTGGCGCGGCGAGACGGCCGTGCCGGGCGCGCCGGAGACCCTGCGGGCGCTGCGGGCCCGCGGCAAGCGATTGGGCTTCATCACCAACAACAGCAGCAAGACTCGCACGGCCTACGCCGAGAAGCTAAGGCGCTTAGGTTTCGGCGGCCCGGCGGGGCCCGACGCGGGCCTCGAGGTCTTCGGCACGGCCTACTGCAGCGCGCTCTATCTGCGCCAGCGCCTGGCCGGCGTGCCGGACCCCAAGGCCTACGTGCTGGGCAGCCCGGCCTTAGCCGCCGAGCTGGAGGCCGTGGGTGTCGCCAGCGTGGGTGTGGGCCCGGAGGCGTTGCACGGCGAAAGCCCGAGCGACTGGCTGGCTGTGCCGCTCGATCCCGACGTGCGCGCGGTAGTGGTGGGCTTCGACCCACACTTCAGCTACATGAAACTCACCAAGGCCGTGCGGTACCTGCAGCAGCCCGACTGTCTGCTCGTGGGCACCAACATGGACAACCGGCTCCCGCTGGAGAACGACCGTTTCATTGCGG GTACCGGCTGTCTGGTGCGAGCCGTGGAGATGGCCGCCCAGCGCCAGGCGGACATCATCGGGAAGCCTAGCCGCTTCATCTTCGACTGCGTGTCCCGGGAGTATGGGATCAACCCAGAGCGCACCGTCATGGTGGGAGACCGCCTGGACACAGACATCCTCCTGGGCGCCACCTGTAGTCTGAAGACTATCCTGACCCTCACCGGAGTCTCCACGCTTGAGGATGTGAAGATTAATCAGGAAAGTGACTGCatgaacaagaagaaaatggtccctgacTTTTATGTTGACAGCATAGCCGACCTCTTGCCTGCCCTTCAAGGTTAA